In Sulfurirhabdus autotrophica, one DNA window encodes the following:
- the tpx gene encoding thiol peroxidase encodes MATVTLGGDPINVGGNFPKPGDMAHSFMLVDKDLNDISLSHYKGKRKILNIVPSLDTPTCAESTRRFNAEANDLPNTVVLVISADLPFAQSRFCGAEGLDNVITLSTMRGRDFHKDYGVMITDVPLSGLTARAVVVLDENDKVIYSELVPEIKQEPDYGSALEAVKQ; translated from the coding sequence ATGGCAACTGTTACACTAGGGGGCGACCCTATAAATGTAGGCGGCAATTTTCCAAAACCAGGCGATATGGCGCATAGCTTCATGCTGGTGGATAAAGATCTGAATGATATTTCTTTAAGCCATTACAAAGGTAAACGCAAAATTCTGAATATTGTGCCAAGCCTGGATACTCCTACCTGTGCAGAATCTACCCGCCGTTTCAATGCTGAAGCGAATGATTTGCCTAATACCGTTGTGCTGGTTATTTCGGCAGATTTGCCGTTTGCGCAAAGCCGTTTTTGTGGCGCGGAAGGGCTGGATAATGTGATTACGCTTTCCACCATGCGCGGCCGAGATTTTCACAAGGATTATGGCGTCATGATTACGGATGTTCCATTGTCCGGGCTGACTGCGCGCGCAGTGGTTGTGCTGGATGAAAACGACAAGGTGATTTATTCCGAGCTGGTGCCTGAAATCAAGCAGGAGCCAGACTATGGCTCTGCACTGGAAGCGGTAAAGCAATAA
- the gcvPB gene encoding aminomethyl-transferring glycine dehydrogenase subunit GcvPB has product MLIFELSQPGRRNSVQAPAKKAVVAGIPEKFLRKQRPKLPEASEMDVVRHYTRLSQKNFSIDTQFYPLGSCTMKYNPRACNSLAMLPQFLGRHPSAPAETGQGFMACMYELQEMLKDVTGMAGVSLTPMAGAHGEFAGVAMIRAYHESRGDFARNEIIVPNAAHGTNPATAVMCGYKVKEIPTDSEGDVDLEALKAAVGPQTAGLMLTNPSTLGVFEKAIQAIQKIVHDAGGLLYYDGANLNAILGKVKPGDMGFDVIHMNLHKTFSTPHGGGGPGAGPVGVSKRLLPFMPIPIVGFDKNEYRWLTEQDMPQSIGRMSAHMGNAGVLMRAYIYARMLGAEGMHRVAEFATLNANYLLAELKKIGYDIAFPQRRASHEFIVTLKGLKDKTGVTAMDVAKRLLDKGFHAPTTYFPQLVPECLLIEPTETESKHTLDAFVAAMKAILEEANSTPELLKGAPYTTPVRRLDDVKAARELDLTWKG; this is encoded by the coding sequence ATGCTGATATTTGAACTTTCCCAACCGGGGCGGAGAAACTCGGTGCAGGCACCTGCTAAAAAGGCAGTTGTCGCTGGTATTCCAGAAAAATTCCTGCGCAAGCAGCGTCCTAAATTGCCTGAAGCATCAGAAATGGATGTGGTTCGCCATTACACAAGGCTGTCACAAAAGAATTTTTCCATAGATACCCAGTTTTATCCATTGGGCTCATGCACCATGAAATACAATCCGCGGGCCTGCAATTCGCTCGCCATGTTGCCACAGTTTTTGGGGCGTCACCCTTCTGCGCCGGCAGAAACAGGACAGGGTTTCATGGCCTGTATGTACGAACTGCAGGAAATGCTGAAAGACGTAACTGGAATGGCCGGCGTCAGCCTGACCCCGATGGCGGGCGCTCATGGCGAGTTTGCCGGTGTGGCCATGATTCGTGCTTACCATGAATCCCGTGGTGATTTTGCGCGTAATGAAATTATCGTGCCGAACGCAGCGCACGGCACTAACCCTGCCACGGCTGTCATGTGTGGTTACAAGGTCAAAGAGATACCAACCGACAGCGAAGGCGATGTGGACCTGGAGGCGCTAAAAGCCGCCGTTGGCCCACAAACTGCCGGCTTGATGCTGACTAATCCTTCTACTCTCGGCGTATTTGAAAAAGCCATTCAGGCAATTCAGAAAATCGTACACGATGCTGGTGGCCTGCTCTACTACGATGGTGCCAACCTGAACGCTATTCTGGGTAAAGTAAAACCGGGTGACATGGGTTTCGATGTGATTCACATGAACCTGCACAAAACCTTCTCAACGCCTCATGGTGGTGGAGGTCCAGGTGCGGGTCCGGTGGGCGTTTCTAAACGGCTTCTGCCGTTCATGCCTATTCCCATCGTGGGGTTTGACAAGAACGAATATCGCTGGCTTACAGAGCAGGATATGCCGCAGTCCATCGGTCGTATGTCTGCTCATATGGGTAATGCCGGCGTGTTGATGCGCGCTTATATTTATGCACGGATGTTAGGGGCAGAGGGCATGCATCGTGTGGCTGAGTTTGCTACCCTGAATGCCAACTACCTGCTGGCAGAGTTAAAAAAAATCGGATATGACATTGCTTTCCCGCAGCGTCGTGCCAGTCACGAGTTTATCGTGACGCTTAAGGGGCTGAAGGACAAAACAGGTGTGACAGCCATGGATGTGGCAAAGCGTTTACTGGATAAAGGCTTTCATGCCCCCACCACTTATTTTCCACAGTTGGTGCCTGAGTGTTTGTTGATTGAACCAACAGAAACAGAAAGCAAACATACGCTGGACGCATTTGTAGCGGCAATGAAAGCCATTCTGGAAGAAGCCAATTCAACGCCGGAACTGCTGAAAGGTGCACCTTATACAACGCCTGTACGCCGTCTGGATGATGTCAAAGCAGCGCGTGAACTGGATCTGACGTGGAAGGGTTAG
- a CDS encoding diacylglycerol kinase: protein MHYSLDGLKAALRYEDAFRQEMLLALVLIPVALYLPVSGVGKALMVGSVMLILIVELFNSAIEATVDRISLEKHQLAKRAKDVGSAAVLLSLINAVAIWLLVLL from the coding sequence ATGCATTATTCGCTGGACGGTTTGAAAGCCGCCTTGCGTTATGAAGATGCCTTTCGGCAAGAAATGCTTTTAGCGCTGGTACTCATTCCTGTTGCGCTGTATCTACCGGTAAGTGGTGTGGGTAAAGCGCTGATGGTGGGCAGTGTCATGCTGATTCTGATTGTGGAGTTGTTTAACTCAGCGATTGAAGCCACTGTTGATCGCATTTCTCTGGAAAAACATCAGCTCGCTAAACGTGCCAAGGATGTAGGAAGTGCGGCTGTGCTGCTGAGTTTGATTAATGCCGTCGCTATCTGGTTATTGGTGCTGCTGTAG
- a CDS encoding glycosyltransferase family 4 protein: protein MNDMPIILQSLPTSKQMMRIAVVTETYPPEINGVAMTIGRMVSALQERDHQIQLIRPRQSEIDTPLQEKHIEEVLQRGMSIPRYDGLKMGLPAKSALLRLWTIKRPDIVHIATEGPLGWSALSAANKLKIPTSTDFHTNFHVYSKHYGFGWLRKPIIAYLRKLHNKALCTMVPTEGIRKELFESGYENLIVVRRGVDTQLFNPAKRSQALRTQWGAGEKDLVVLYVGRLAPEKNLPVVLSAFNKMRQKRPEAKLVLVGDGPERGELEHLNPGHIFAGMRTGEDLAAHYASADAFLFPSITETYGNVTMEAMASGLAVVAYDYAAAAEHIRNGQNGLVAMFDNERQFIEQAAALAADDVALAELGKNARITAENIDWKDIHDQFEQVLLKIVKRGESNDSEISLETSQPLG, encoded by the coding sequence ATGAACGACATGCCTATTATTTTACAAAGTTTACCCACCTCTAAGCAGATGATGCGTATTGCGGTGGTCACCGAAACCTACCCACCTGAGATAAATGGTGTAGCCATGACCATAGGGCGTATGGTGAGTGCACTTCAGGAACGCGACCATCAAATCCAGTTAATCCGGCCCCGTCAGAGTGAAATTGACACACCGCTTCAGGAAAAACATATAGAAGAAGTGCTCCAACGTGGTATGTCGATACCTCGCTATGATGGCCTGAAAATGGGACTACCAGCAAAATCTGCATTGCTCAGACTGTGGACAATAAAGCGGCCGGACATCGTGCATATTGCCACGGAAGGGCCACTGGGATGGTCTGCATTATCTGCCGCAAACAAGTTGAAAATTCCCACCAGCACGGACTTTCACACCAACTTCCATGTGTATAGCAAACATTATGGTTTTGGCTGGTTACGTAAACCGATCATCGCTTATCTGCGCAAACTCCACAATAAGGCGCTATGCACCATGGTGCCGACGGAAGGCATACGCAAAGAGCTGTTTGAAAGTGGGTATGAGAACCTGATTGTGGTGCGGCGCGGGGTGGACACTCAATTATTCAATCCGGCCAAACGAAGTCAGGCTTTGCGTACTCAGTGGGGCGCGGGTGAGAAAGATCTGGTTGTACTGTATGTGGGCAGACTGGCACCTGAAAAAAACCTGCCTGTCGTGCTGAGTGCTTTTAACAAAATGCGCCAGAAAAGGCCGGAAGCCAAACTGGTGTTAGTAGGTGATGGCCCTGAGCGCGGTGAGCTGGAGCATTTAAATCCGGGGCACATCTTTGCCGGGATGCGTACTGGTGAAGACCTGGCAGCTCACTACGCATCTGCAGATGCATTCTTGTTCCCGAGTATCACAGAGACCTACGGTAACGTCACCATGGAGGCCATGGCCAGCGGGTTGGCTGTTGTTGCTTATGACTATGCCGCAGCGGCAGAACACATACGAAATGGTCAAAACGGGCTGGTAGCCATGTTTGATAATGAACGTCAATTTATCGAACAGGCAGCGGCATTGGCTGCCGATGATGTGGCGCTTGCTGAACTGGGAAAAAATGCACGCATCACGGCAGAAAACATAGACTGGAAAGATATCCACGATCAATTCGAACAGGTTTTGTTGAAAATAGTGAAAAGAGGAGAATCAAATGATTCAGAAATTTCGCTTGAAACAAGTCAACCATTGGGATGA